The following proteins are encoded in a genomic region of Candidatus Kaelpia aquatica:
- a CDS encoding cobalamin-dependent protein (Presence of a B(12) (cobalamin)-binding domain implies dependence on cobalamin itself, in one of its several forms, or in some unusual lineages, dependence on a cobalamin-like analog.) encodes MKVSLINCPQSPYPYLYLGLPYTVSSVSIKHKVQLIDLAFCAKNYKKFILSEVQNDVPGVAAFSVNSANIDYAVEIARFLKQRHSSILIMFGGIYSTLLPEVMLRYSGVDAVCVGEGEEAFLEYLDRLEQDEEPFVQGIWYKKNNQEIIKNESRPFKGDLDSLPFPKRDIFGVSKYIKTSFFIPTICSFKRLFV; translated from the coding sequence ATGAAAGTAAGTTTAATTAATTGTCCACAAAGCCCTTATCCGTATTTATATTTAGGGCTGCCATATACTGTTAGTTCTGTTTCTATAAAACATAAAGTCCAGCTTATAGATTTGGCATTTTGTGCCAAAAATTATAAAAAATTTATTTTAAGTGAAGTTCAAAATGATGTACCTGGTGTAGCTGCTTTTTCAGTAAACAGTGCCAATATTGATTACGCAGTAGAGATTGCAAGATTTCTTAAGCAGAGACATTCTTCTATCTTGATTATGTTTGGAGGTATTTATTCTACTTTGTTGCCCGAAGTGATGTTAAGGTATTCAGGAGTGGATGCAGTTTGTGTTGGAGAAGGGGAGGAAGCATTTCTAGAGTATTTAGATAGATTAGAGCAAGACGAGGAGCCTTTTGTTCAAGGAATTTGGTATAAAAAAAATAATCAGGAGATCATAAAAAATGAGTCAAGGCCTTTTAAAGGCGATTTAGATAGTTTGCCATTTCCTAAAAGAGATATTTTTGGTGTTTCTAAATACATCAAAACCAGCTTTTTCATCCCTACCATTTGTAGTTTCAAGAGGCTGTTTGTATGA